In a single window of the Drosophila albomicans strain 15112-1751.03 chromosome 3, ASM965048v2, whole genome shotgun sequence genome:
- the LOC117569779 gene encoding metallophosphoesterase 1 translates to MASLRVVNRLVCRGFIVLTLLLMFFNEVLIYYIAQSRWHSIDCQHENCTRVLLIADPQILGNSYDRSSHSPLARYDSDRYLQKSFERAISFTQPHIIVFLGDLLDEGNIATAQEYKQYVKRFKRIFQNKKITKRVHVPGDNDIGGDNGDYISNSNQRRFENEFMSEDLFDYDNHLRFFKINRMLLDFTNPDKDNNADRLRIGVSHAPLLIGGGPLLRAIISDLDPHIIFSGHWHESRIFIYPSTKVINFYENAVRHFDLKALKEQDHSYLEIMVPTCSYRMGKSKIGMGYAVLEDYNLSYTVLWQPNRFILLFTYVFWGLFVLCGGIVYKMMTRCPFRVVKRHTQYSRVSNVPQF, encoded by the exons ATGGCTTCATTGCGTGTAGTTAATAG ATTAGTCTGTCGTGGATTTATTGTGCTCACTCTGCTGCTCATGTTCTTCAACGAAGTACTTATCTATTATATAGCACAATCCAGATGGCATTCAATCGATTGCCAACATG AGAACTGCACTCGTGTGCTGCTCATTGCTGATCCACAAATTCTAGGCAACTCTTATGATCGCTCATCGCATAGTCCTTTGGCTCGATACGATTCGGACAGATATTTGCAAAAGTCCTTTGAGCGTGCCATCTCGTTCACGCAGCCACACATCATAGTTTTCTTGGGAGATTTACTGGATGAGGGTAACATAGCTACCGCTCAGGAGTACAAGCAATATGTGAAGCGTTTTAAGCGcatttttcaaaacaaaaaaattacaaaa CGCGTTCATGTGCCAGGTGATAACGATATAGGCGGCGACAATGGAGATTATATTTCTAACTCGAATCAGCGACGTTTCGAAAACGAATTTATGAGCGAAGATCTGTTTGACTATGACAATCATTTGCGTTTCTTCAAGATCAATCGCATGCTACTAGATTTCACGAACCCCGACAAAGATAACAATGCTGATCGTCTGCGCATCGGAGTCTCGCATGCTCCTCTTCTCATTGGCGGTGGACCTTTGTTGCGAGCTATTATCAGCGATTTGGATCcgcatattatattttcggGACATTGGCACGAATCgcgtatatttatataccccTCCACGAAGGTCATCAATTTCTATGAGAATGCCGTGCGACATTTTGATCTGAAAGCACTAAAAGAGCAGGATCACAGTTATCTGGAAATTATGGTGCCCACATGCTCGTATCGCATGGGTAAATCAAAGATTGGCATGGGCTACGCAGTGCTAG AGGACTATAATCTGAGCTACACGGTGTTGTGGCAGCCGAATCGTTTTATACTGCTCTTTACATATGTCTTCTGGGGCCTGTTTGTGCTGTGCGGCGGCATTGTCTATAAAATGATGACACGATGTCCCTTCCGAGTGGTTAAGCGGCATACTCAATACAGTCGCGTATCAAATGTACCTCAATTTTAG
- the LOC117569781 gene encoding uncharacterized protein LOC117569781 yields MQSLHKPLIRDCDVSQHFGVSANATNLSATAISSKTNAQSNGWERRIAYTSTPKYKVSEQQQLKQRNDVGSIGFRSSLKAAQKKFSAASAAVKWQAPIMDARLKGLILLFGIAIIGYQFINLATPLISDSVPHFCSWVQTQLSASLEWCREHQLGSKLRPLLCGFLVSAFFYGIVFMDSAVPGINPPAPHFFWSKERTGIKHTLDLSYMMAMGSGVIVTLLMYLEL; encoded by the exons ATGCAGTCACTGCATAAACCGCTTATACGGGACTGTGACGTCTCCCAACATTTCGGCGTCTCTGCTAACGCAACAAACCTATCCGCCACTGCTATCAGTAGCAAAACAAACGCGCAGTCGAATGGATGGGAGCGGCGCATAGCGTACACCTCAACCCCCAAATACAAAGTAAgcgagcagcaacaattaAAGCAGCGCAACGACGTCGGCAGCATTGGTTTCCGTAGTTCGCTGAAAGCAGCGCAGAAAAAATTTagtgctgcttctgctgccgtTAAGTGGCAAGCGCCAATAATGGACGCACGTCTAAAGGGTCTTATACTGTTATTTGGCATAGCTATTATCGGCTACCAATTCATCAATTTGGCAA CGCCCCTCATCAGCGACAGCGTGCCACATTTTTGCAGCTGGGTGCAAACTCAGCTAAGCGCTTCCCTGGAATGGTGTCGGGAACACCAACTGGGCTCCAAGCTGCGCCCACTGTTGTGTGGTTTCCTCGTCAGTGCCTTCTTCTATGGCATTGTTTTTATGGATAGTGCGGTACCAGGAATAAATCCACCTGCTCCACATTTCTTCTGGTCTAAGGAGCG CACGGGCATAAAGCACACGTTGGATTTAAGCTACATGATGGCAATGGGATCGGGAGTTATTGTAACTCTCTTGATGTATTTGgaattgtag
- the LOC117569777 gene encoding tyrosine-protein kinase-like otk — MMKSQITVWRLLSSALILGSVRASPIPSAEVSIVEGPQPQLTAKEQSAVQLPCAYQLPDVLRQSNSVTLRWRKDGKTLRQVELGQTSSTTSEPQLETMVREDARLTLRKENGSLHFAGVLASDAGQYQCELVVEGRPAISSNSGSLEVIEQLKFVPQPQPTKNLELGSVSKVHCKAQGTPPPQVKWMRESQLPLPENVTDHNGTLVFRGVSNEQRGQYTCMASNSQGQISATVSINVVVAPKFTVPPVGPGEISEGDIAVMHCQATGEPKPTIQWDKDLTYLNENNTDPARFHLLENGTLEIHNVQTEDEGRYGCTIGSSAGLKREEVLLVVKSNKSASNSIITRIIIVIICLAFLYFVLVLGLKLWYRYRRHMGKVQLEDATHAAVDGDGDGHEHAEHEPCLTEANSSKNLKSKLRESTILEQESQVADDIV, encoded by the exons ATGATGAAGTCACAGATAACCGTGTGGCGGCTCTTAAGCTCTGCTCTGATCCTCGGCTCTGTGCGCG CATCGCCAATACCGTCAGCGGAAGTTAGCATAGTGGAAGGTCCGCAGCCACAGCTAACCGCAAAGGAGCAGAGTGCGGTGCAGTTGCCATGTGCCTATCAATTGCCGGACGTGCTCCGCCAGAGCAATAGTGTGACGCTGCGCTGGCGCAAGGATGGCAAGACATTGCGGCAAGTAGAGCTTGGCCAGACGAGCAGCACCACCAGCGAACCGCAGCTGGAGACAATGGTGCGGGAGGATGCTCGACTGACGCTGCGCAAGGAGAATGGTTCGCTTCACTTTGCTGGTGTGCTGGCCAGCGACGCGGGTCAGTATCAATGCGAACTTGTGGTCGAGGGGCGGCCGGCAATTAGCTCCAACAGCGGCAGCCTGGAAGTGATTGAGCAGCTGAAGTTTGTGCCACAGCCCCAGCCAACAAAGAACCTGGAATTGGGCAGTGTCAGCAAGGTGCACTGCAAGGCACAAGGCACTCCGCCGCCTCAAGTCAAATGGATGCGG GAATCTCAATTGCCGCTGCCAGAGAACGTAACCGATCACAATGGCACGCTGGTGTTCCGTGGCGTCAGCAATGAACAGCGTGGTCAGTACACTTGCATGGCCAGCAATAGCCAGGGACAGATTAGCGCCACGGTGTCCATCAATGTGGTGGTGGCGCCCAAGTTTACAGTGCCGCCGGTGGGACCTGGTGAGATCAGCGAGGGCGACATCGCTGTGATGCACTGCCAGGCAACGGGAGAACCGAAGCCGACGATACAGTGGGACAAGGACTTGACGTATCTGAATGAGAATAATACGGATCCGGCTCGCTTTCATCTGCTGGAGAATGGCACACTGGAGATCCACAATGTGCAGACGGAGGACGAGGGACGCTATGGCTGCACTATTGGCAGCAGTGCTGGACTGAAGCGTGAGGAGGTTCTGCTGGTGGTCAAGAGCAATAAGTCAGCCTCGAATTCGATCATCACACGCATCATTATTGTGATCATATGCCTGGCATTCCTCTACTTTGTGTTGGTGCTGGGTCTCAAGCTGTGGTATCGCTATCGTCGGCACATGGGCAAGGTGCAGCTCGAAGATGCGACGCATGCGGCCGTCGATGGCGACGGCGATGGCCACGAGCATGCCGAGCATGAGCCCTGCCTCACGGAGGCCAATTCCAGCAAGAACCTCAAGAGTAAGCTGCGCGAGAGCACCATTCTGGAGCAGGAGTCGCAGGTGGCCGATGACATTGTCTAG
- the LOC117569780 gene encoding uncharacterized protein LOC117569780 isoform X3: MFANKAAKSNNLVTNTQQKFKAQLKFNEKSFRNGGFESASGLLRKSGSQLKQTKLSLCQRDNKLIFSGFVEEPLKAKSKLEFGYEPNVKVKAEPATTLSTAPMSKPGRNLLSLIGRVDFCIKMQRTQLKLNAIWNVYGNLLRIIEGKRGERTLLLRNDDNGPILQSIFYDFAGELESLSNGCYVHVVGRFTVSDILS, translated from the exons ATGTTCGCCAATAAAg ctgcaaaaagcaacaacttggTCACCAACACTCAACAGAAATTCAAAGCACAGCTCAAGTTCAACGAGAAATCGTTTCGCAATGGCGGCTTTGAATCTGCGTCCGGCCTCTTGCGAAAATCCGGAAGTCAATTGAAACAGACAAAACTGAGTCTTTGCCAGCGAGACAATAAGCTAATTTTTTCGGGATTTGTGGAAGAGCCCTTAAAAGCCAAGTCCAAGCTTGAGTTTGGCTACGAGCCAAATGTAAAAGTCAAAGCAGAACCGGCGACAACGTTATCAACCGCACCAATGTCAAAGCCCGGTCGCAATTTGCTAAGTCTTATTGGACGCGTGGACttttgcattaaaatgcaGAGAACACAGCTGAAATTGAATGCGATCTGGAATGTCTATG gTAATCTGTTGCGCATTATTGAGGGCAAACGAGGAGAGCGCACATTGCTGTTGCGAAACGATGACAATGGACCAATTCTTCAAAGCATCTTCTATGACTTTGCGGGTGAATTGGAGTCACTCTCTAATG GCTGTTACGTCCATGTTGTGGGACGCTTCACAG TTTCAGACATTTTAAGTTAG
- the LOC117569772 gene encoding sister chromatid cohesion protein PDS5 homolog B: MADIVYPNGCRPLVEDLGTDELIRRLKTLANVLQTMDQDDNLHQQYIPLALHLLDDFFMQHQSRDVQLLIACCIADVLRVYAPEAPYKEQDQIKAIFKFFIKQLHGLKDPRDPSFKRYFYLLENLAFVKSFNMCFELEDCQEIFYELFSTVFKIINDQHSVKVKNFFLDVLSPLITEADNLSVELLDLILINIVEPNKSTNKYAHELTEQLLVKTGDAFEATIKLFFNRSLVMDKPNSKLSITSKIYDIIYELNQINSDLLCSVLPQLENKLLSTDDAERLRATTLLARMFSEKDSQLSKKYPSLLRVFFGRFCDITEPVRVKCVQSSMHFLLNHPHLQPEITEKLRVRHHDLDELVRHEVVMAIVETAKRNFEIVVKSPELLEIVRERTMDKKYKIRRDAMNGLGYIYRRAICEPNDLSPEVKQQVEWIKNKIMHGYYKVCLEDKLMVERLLITCLVPYKLAPEERMKKLYHLLSDLDTNATKAFVELQKNQMKSRHTVSDWIKLHHSKEFTPRVLSQLAAKQSTIAKLLPEPLKANEYITQFSQHLRKDAQLLRCVNIVLKRDVSCRECADTMSVLLKKLGAHIMTNLYYNTVKMLIERVASVMVDKESIGVLISLIEQCIQGGDICNEIGISPDEAGERGLKLLSMLSYVFSAHFFTDTSLRHLIALLSYDHEYVAPLVLKTLTHLGRYQPLIDDANPAILSELAPICKDFALMGTPKQAKHAVRCIFVNSQSSSTATTDGGGSASTTTQTVHPIFNEIIEELRQKLAPNCEYHRTKIVTLGHIAFNMPQAFLTPIKNMIARRIVKELLIQEVPAQRDIELPESDWCDQDELPPDTLCKLDALKTMARWLLGLRSDEHAAQKTFRMLAAFVNQRGDLLAQNRLCGAEKSWLRLGAACAMLKVCEQKGVGDQYSAEQYLQLSQLMQDQVLEVREIFARKLHKGLGRSLPRNCLPLDFMGFYVLSGMETNRKLQEQVRHYVEADVNKRREYLKTVAMTSPDSSTESQSLHILPDYMLAFAIPVLVHDPNYTNHEDYVQLRKMEKCLRFIIEPLMAKRESFVYSFYKQLLHLIKHHEYSQSSEKDRMQNNHKMWALCDLSMHIIDAKVGQFDGNSSAFSMPLALPEMYYKLPSVANFQNNEIYIPLDVYTLGAKSSKASASTTTALSHASAANSKRTADLAMMDDENSLENNLFDNIRAADTTEPMAKRTRGGAATAPKS; this comes from the exons ATGGCGGACATTGTTTATCCCAACGGCTGCAGACCGTTGGTCGAAGATTTGGGCACTGATGAGTTGATTCGTCGTCTCAAG ACTCTGGCAAATGTGCTTCAAACTATGGATCAGGACGATAATTTGCATCAACAATATATTCCTTTGGCCTTGCACTTACTCGACGATTTCTTCATGCAGCATCAGTCGCGAGACGTTCAACTGTTGATAGCGTGCTGCATAGCTGATGTATTGCGGGTTTACGCTCCAGAGGCGCCCTACAAAGAGCAGGATCAAATCAAGGCAATCTTCAAGTTTTTTATCAAGCAACTGCACGGCCTGAAGGACCCACGTGATCCTTCGTTCAAGCGTTATTTCTACTTACTGGAGAACTTGGCCTTTGTGAAGTCATTCAACATGTGTTTTGAGCTTGAAGATTGTCAAGAAATATTTTACGAGCTATTCAGCACCGTCTTCAAGATTATCAA TGATCAGCATAGCGTTAAAGTGAAAAACTTCTTTTTGGATGTGCTGAGTCCCTTAATAACTGAGGCTGACAACTTGTCGGTAGAACTCCTGGATCTTATTCTGATCAATATTGTGGAGCCCAATAAATCAACGAATAAATATGCACATGAGCTGACGGAGCAGTTGCTAGTAAAGACTGGCGATGCATTTGAAGCAACCATTAAATTG tttttcaaTCGTTCATTGGTCATGGACAAACCAAATTCGAAGCTTTCGATAACGAGCAAGATCTATGATATAATCTATGAGCTTAACCAAATCAACAGTGATCTTCTCTGTTCCGTACTGCCTCAGTTAGAGAATAAACTTCTCTCCACAGACGATGCCGAGAGATTAA GGGCCACTACATTGCTGGCGCGCATGTTCTCCGAGAAGGATTCGCAGCTGTCCAAGAAGTATCCATCGCTTTTGCGAGTTTTCTTTGGTCGTTTTTGCGACATAACCGAACCGGTTCGCGTGAAATGCGTTCAATCCTCAATGCACTTTCTGCTAAATCATCCTCATCTGCAACCTGAAATCACAGAGAAGTTACGCGTGCGTCACCACGATCTGGATGAACTAGTGCGCCATGAAGTTGTTATGGCTATTGTGGAAACCGCAAAGAGAAATTTTGAGATTGTCGTCAAATCGCCGGAACTGTTGGAGATTGTGCGTGAGCGCACAATGgacaagaaatacaaaattcgtCGAGACGCCATGAACGGACTTGGCTATATCTATAGACGCGCCATCTGTGAGCCAAACGACTTGAGTCCCGAGGTGAAGCAACAAGTTGAATGGATTAAGAATAAAATCATGCACGGCTACTACAAGGTGTGTCTAGAGGATAAACTGATGGTGGAACGACTGCTTATAACCTGCCTGGTACCATACAAACTGGCGCCTGAAGAGCGCATGAAAAAGTTGTATCATCTGCTTAGCGATCTCGATACAAATGCGACTAAGGCATTTGTCGAGCtgcaaaaaaatcaaatgaaatcacGTCACACGGTCAGCGATTGGATTAAGCTGCATCACTCCAAGGAGTTTACGCCACGCGTGCTGAGCCAACTGGCTGCCAAACAGAGTACCATTGCCAA ACTGTTGCCGGAACCTTTGAAGGCTAATGAATATATCACTCAGTTTAGTCAGCATCTCCGCAAGGATGCCCAACTGCTTCGCTGTGTCAATATTGTGCTTAAGCGAGATGTCAGTTGCCGCGAGTGCGCTGATACCATGAGTGTGCTGCTCAAGAAATTGGGCGCTCATATTATGACAAATCTTTACTATAACACGGTCAAGATGCTCATTGAGCGTGTGGCGTCTGTAATGGTTGATAAAGAGTCCATTGGAGTGCTCATAAG cctAATCGAGCAGTGCATTCAGGGTGGTGATATCTGCAATGAAATTGGAATATCGCCAGATGAAGCGGGTGAACGCGGCCTCAAGCTGTTAAGC ATGTTATCGTATGTGTTTTCCGCACACTTCTTTACGGATACCTCTCTGCGCCATCTGATTGCACTGCTGAGCTATGATCATGAATATGTGGCTCCGTTGGTGTTGAAAACGTTGACACATTTGGGTCGTTATCAGCCGCTGATTGACGATGCAAATCCAGCCATATTGAGTGAGCTGGCGCCCATTTGCAAAGACTTTGCCCTAATGGGGACACCCAAACAGGCCAAGCATGCGGTGCGCTGTATCTTTGTCAACAGTCAGTCATCGTCTACGGCAACAACGGACGGTGGCGGTAGTGCATCTACGACCACTCAAACAGTTCATcccattttcaatgaaatcaTTGAGGAGCTCCGGCAGAAACTTGCTCCAAACTGTGAATATCATCGGACGAAGATCGTGACATTGGGTCACATTGCGTTCAACATGCCACAGGCATTCCTAACGCCCATTAAGAATATGATTGCACGTCGCATAGTTAAGGAATTGCTAATACAGGAGGTGCCTGCTCAACGAGACATCGAACTACCCGAAAGTGATTGGTGTGACCAGGACGAGTTGCCACCGGATACGCTATGCAAACTCGATGCACTCAAGACAATGGCACGATGGCTACTTGGCCTACGTTCCGATGAACATGCGGCACAAAAGACATTCCGCATGCTAGCGGCCTTCGTTAATCAGCGTGGCGATCTGTTGGCCCAAAATCGATTGTGTGGCGCCGAAAAGTCGTGGTTGCGCCTCGGCGCTGCCTGCGCTATGCTTAAGGTGTGCGAACAGAAAGGTGTTGGAGATCAATACAGCGCTGAGCAGTATTTGCAGCTTTCTCAGCTGATG CAAGATCAAGTGTTGGAGGTGCGCGAGATATTTGCGCGAAAGTTGCACAAGGGTCTAGGCAGGAGTCTCCCCCGCAATTGCCTTCCTCTGGACTTTATGGGTTTCTATGTGCTGAGTGGTATGGAGACCAATAGAAA ATTGCAGGAGCAAGTGCGCCACTATGTGGAAGCGGATGTGAATAAACGACGGGAATATCTTAAAACTGTTGCGATGACCT CACCGGATAGCTCGACGGAATCTCAGTCGTTGCATATATTACCTGATTACATGCTGGCTTTTGCGATACCTGTATTGGTGCATGATCCCAACTATACGAATCACGAGGACTATGTGCAGCTTCGCAAGATGGAAAAATGCTTACGTTTTATAATCGAGCCTCTGATGGCGAAACGCGAGTCATTTGTATATAGCTTCTACAAGCAGCTTTTGCATCTCATTAAACACCATGAATACAGTCAGAGCTCGGAAAAAGatagaatgcaaaataacCAT AAAATGTGGGCGCTCTGTGATCTCTCCATGCACATCATCGATGCCAAAGTTGGCCAGTTTGATGGCAATTCGAGCGCATTCTCGATGCCACTTGCGCTGCCTGAAATGTACTATAAACTGCCCTCCGTTGCTAATTTCCAGAATAACGAGATCTATATACCGCTGGACGTATACACTCTGGGGGCCAAATCGAGCAAAGCTTCGGCATCGACGACAACGGCATTATCACATGCGAGTGCCGCAAACTCCAAGAGAACTGCAGACTTGGCGATGATGGATGATGAAAATTCATTG GAAAACAATCTGTTTGACAACATACGTGCAGCAGACACAACGGAGCCTATGGCTAAGCGAACGCGCGGCGGTGCCGCAACGGCACCCAAATCGTAG
- the LOC117569780 gene encoding uncharacterized protein LOC117569780 isoform X1, giving the protein MFANKAAKSNNLVTNTQQKFKAQLKFNEKSFRNGGFESASGLLRKSGSQLKQTKLSLCQRDNKLIFSGFVEEPLKAKSKLEFGYEPNVKVKAEPATTLSTAPMSKPGRNLLSLIGRVDFCIKMQRTQLKLNAIWNVYGNLLRIIEGKRGERTLLLRNDDNGPILQSIFYDFAGELESLSNGCYVHVVGRFTGENRLNTFSVAQVSIAEWQLNFSRIENLTSYLLMQNIIHK; this is encoded by the exons ATGTTCGCCAATAAAg ctgcaaaaagcaacaacttggTCACCAACACTCAACAGAAATTCAAAGCACAGCTCAAGTTCAACGAGAAATCGTTTCGCAATGGCGGCTTTGAATCTGCGTCCGGCCTCTTGCGAAAATCCGGAAGTCAATTGAAACAGACAAAACTGAGTCTTTGCCAGCGAGACAATAAGCTAATTTTTTCGGGATTTGTGGAAGAGCCCTTAAAAGCCAAGTCCAAGCTTGAGTTTGGCTACGAGCCAAATGTAAAAGTCAAAGCAGAACCGGCGACAACGTTATCAACCGCACCAATGTCAAAGCCCGGTCGCAATTTGCTAAGTCTTATTGGACGCGTGGACttttgcattaaaatgcaGAGAACACAGCTGAAATTGAATGCGATCTGGAATGTCTATG gTAATCTGTTGCGCATTATTGAGGGCAAACGAGGAGAGCGCACATTGCTGTTGCGAAACGATGACAATGGACCAATTCTTCAAAGCATCTTCTATGACTTTGCGGGTGAATTGGAGTCACTCTCTAATG GCTGTTACGTCCATGTTGTGGGACGCTTCACAGGTGAGAATCGATTAAACACCTTTAGCGTGGCACAGGTAAGCATTGCAGAATGGCAACTAAATTTCTCACGAATTGAGAACCTGACCTCATACTTATTAATGCAAAATATCATTCACAAGTAG
- the LOC117569778 gene encoding GTP-binding protein 128up has translation MSTILEKIAAIESEMARTQKNKATSAHLGLLKAKLAKLRRELISPKGGGGGTGEAGFEVAKTGDARVGFVGFPSVGKSTLLSNLAGVYSEVAAYEFTTLTTVPGCIKYKGAKIQLLDLPGIIEGAKDGKGRGRQVIAVARTCNLIFMVLDCLKPLGHKKLLEHELEGFGIRLNKKPPNIYYKRKDKGGINLNCMVPQSELDSDLVKTILSEYKIHNADITLRYDATSDDLIDIIEGNRIYIPCIYLLNKIDQISIEELDVIYKIPHCVPISAHHHWNFDDLLELMWEYLRLVRIYTKPKGQLPDYSSPVVLHNERTSIEDFCNKLHRSIAKEFKYALVWGSSVKHQPQKVGIEHVLNDEDVVQIVKKV, from the exons ATGAGTACAATTCTGGAGAAGATTGCGGCCATTGAGTCGGAG ATGGCACGCACGCAAAAGAATAAGGCGACGTCGGCGCATTTGGGTCTCTTGAAAGCCAAACTGGCGAAGCTGCGACGCGAGCTCATCTCCCCTAAGGGCGGTGGCGGCGGTACTGGTGAAG CCGGCTTTGAGGTGGCCAAGACTGGAGATGCTCGGGTCGGGTTTGTTGGCTTTCCATCGGTGGGCAAATCGACGTTACTATCGAATCTGGCCGGCGTTTACTCTGAGGTGGCAGCCTACGAGTTCACAACCCTGACAACGGTGCCAGGATGCATCAAGTACAAGGGCGCCAAGATTCAGCTGCTCGATTTGCCCGGTATCATTGAGGGTGCCAAGGATGGCAAGGGCCGTGGTCGTCAGGTGATTGCTGTGGCGCGTACCTGTAATTTAATCTTCATGGTACTCGATTGCCTTAAACCATTGGGACACAAAAAGCTGCTGGAGCATGAATTGGAAGGCTTTGGTATACGGTTGAATAAGAAGCcaccaaatatttattacaaaagaaAGGACAAGGGTGGCATCAATCTCAATTGCATGGTGCCGCAATCTGAATTGGATTCGGATCTCGTCAAAACCATTCTGTCGGAATACAAAATTCATAATGCGGATATTACGCTGCGTTACGATGCAACCAGCGACGATTTGATTGATATCATCGAAGGCAACCGCATATACATACCGTGTATCTATCTGCTTAACAAGATTGATCAGATTTCCATTGAGGAGCTGGACGTCATCTACAAGATTCCGCACTGTGTACCCATATCAGCGCATCATCACTGGAACTTTGACGATCTGCTTGAACTGATGTGGGAGTATTTAAGATTAGTCCGAATTTATACCAAGCCCAAAGGACAACTGCCCGACTACAGCTCTCCAGTTGTGCTGCACAATGAACGCACTAGCATTGAGGACTTTTGTAACAAGTTGCATCGCTCCATAGCCAAGGAGTTCAAATA TGCATTGGTGTGGGGCTCTTCGGTGAAGCATCAACCGCAGAAGGTTGGTATTGAGCATGTGCTCAATGATGAAGATGTTGTGCAAATTGTGAAAAAGGTCTAA
- the LOC117569780 gene encoding uncharacterized protein LOC117569780 isoform X2 → MFANKAAKSNNLVTNTQQKFKAQLKFNEKSFRNGGFESASGLLRKSGSQLKQTKLSLCQRDNKLIFSGFVEEPLKAKSKLEFGYEPNVKVKAEPATTLSTAPMSKPGRNLLSLIGRVDFCIKMQRTQLKLNAIWNVYGNLLRIIEGKRGERTLLLRNDDNGPILQSIFYDFAGELESLSNGCYVHVVGRFTGENRLNTFSVAQFQTF, encoded by the exons ATGTTCGCCAATAAAg ctgcaaaaagcaacaacttggTCACCAACACTCAACAGAAATTCAAAGCACAGCTCAAGTTCAACGAGAAATCGTTTCGCAATGGCGGCTTTGAATCTGCGTCCGGCCTCTTGCGAAAATCCGGAAGTCAATTGAAACAGACAAAACTGAGTCTTTGCCAGCGAGACAATAAGCTAATTTTTTCGGGATTTGTGGAAGAGCCCTTAAAAGCCAAGTCCAAGCTTGAGTTTGGCTACGAGCCAAATGTAAAAGTCAAAGCAGAACCGGCGACAACGTTATCAACCGCACCAATGTCAAAGCCCGGTCGCAATTTGCTAAGTCTTATTGGACGCGTGGACttttgcattaaaatgcaGAGAACACAGCTGAAATTGAATGCGATCTGGAATGTCTATG gTAATCTGTTGCGCATTATTGAGGGCAAACGAGGAGAGCGCACATTGCTGTTGCGAAACGATGACAATGGACCAATTCTTCAAAGCATCTTCTATGACTTTGCGGGTGAATTGGAGTCACTCTCTAATG GCTGTTACGTCCATGTTGTGGGACGCTTCACAGGTGAGAATCGATTAAACACCTTTAGCGTGGCACAG TTTCAGACATTTTAA